In Caldisericum sp., the sequence GCAAACTTGACTTTGCGATTGGAGGACTTCACCAGTTTTCGAATACGCGTTTTGAAAATACAGAACGAGTGAAGAAAGCAATAAAAAGTGGTATAATTAATGTTGTAGCACATCCAACAAACAGGATAATTTTTGTGAGAAAAAGTATTGAAGTTGACATTGGAGAAATTTTTGAGGCAGCCTCAAAATATGGTGTAAGTTTGGAAGTAAATCTATTTCCCAATAGGATGGATTTAAGTACTGGACTTATAAAAGAAGCAAAACGAGCTCATGTAAAATACTTTTCGGTTGGGACGGATGCGCACAACCGAGGGCATTTGCACTTTATGAAGTATGGTGTTAAAATTTTAAGGAGGGCATGGGTGAGAAAAGAAGAAGTTTTGAACACATATAGTTTGGAGGAGTTAAGAGATTTATTATGCGTGAAGACACATTAAAATCGCTTGAATACGACAAAATTATTAATAGACTTGAGTCTCTCTCATTTACGAAGGGGGGAAAAGAACTGAGTATAAACCTAACCCCTTATGAATCTATAGATGAAGTAAAAGAGGCATTAAAGGAAACAACCGATGCAAAAAAATTTCTTGATGCTGAAGGCGATCTACCTTTTGTTGAATTTGTTGATATCGAGTCACTTTTCGAAAAGATAAAGGTTCTTTCGCTACTTACCCCGGAAGAAATGCTTCGAGTATCCGATGTACTTTCGGCGATTTCTGAGATTAAAGAAATTGGCGATTCCTATAGAGATTCGTATCCTGAGATTTTCAAATATACGATGCGTCTTTCAAATTTTGAAGACATTGTAAAAGCGATAAGGAAGGTTATCGGAAACGACGGGAAAATTGTTGATGATGCTTCCCCCCTTCTAAGCATAATAAGAAGAGAAATTAAAACAACATATCTTAGAATCCAATCCATACTTCAGGAAATACTTTACTCGAAGGAAAATGAAGATGCTATTCAGGACAAAATTATTACAAAAAGAAATGATAGATATGTGATACCAATACGGCTTAACTCAAAACCTTCTTTTAATTATGTAGTGCAGGGTGAATCTGGAAGCAGGCTTACACTCTTTGTTGAACCAATGGCTGTTGTCGAGTTAAACAATAAATTAGTTGAATTGTTCTCAAAGGAAAGAAAAGAAGAAGAGCGAATAATTCTCGAGTTAGAAGAAAGGATAAGAAACAAATTCAATGCGGTTTTCGAATCTTTAAATATTATTTACAAACTTGACTTTATCTTTGCAAAAGCAAGATTATCATCAGCACTAAAAGCAAGTGAGCCAATTATTGTTCCTGAACCATATCTTGAATTGTATGAGGCAAGAAATCCATTTATAAAGGATGATTTGGTAGTCCCAATCGACATTGAGGTAGGGGAAAATTTCAAAATGCTCATAATAACAGGTCCGAACACAGGCGGAAAAACCGTCACCCTGAAGACTGCGGGACTGTTAACGCTAATGGCAAAGGCTGGTATGCATATTCCTGCGATTTCAAATTCAAAGGTTGGATTCTTTAGAGAAGTATTTGCAGATATAGGCGATGAACAAAGTATAGAACAAAATTTATCTACTTTTTCTTCTCATATGACAAGAATAATCGATATTATTAAAAACGCAACCGATAAAGATCTTGTTTTAATTGACGAACTTGGAGCGGGAACTGATCCCGAGGAAGGTGCCTCATTAGGAGTTGCTATCCTTAAGAAACTTTACGACATTGGCGCAACTTCAATTGTAACAACACATCATGGTAAGATAAAGGAATTTCCTTACAAATTTAAAGAAGCACAAAATGCATCTGTTGGTTTCGATGTTGATACGCTCTCGCCAACATATAAACTGTATATAGGAATTCCAGGTGAAAGCCACGCTTTGATTATTGCTGAGCGCCTCGGATTGCCTGAGGATGTTCTAAATGATGCTAAAAATGAACTTTCTTCAGATTTTATTGAAAAAGCAGAAATTGTAAGCAAAATGCATGAGGATAATAGAGCGATTGAGATGATGAGAAACGAAACAGAAATTGCAAAAAATGAGGCGTTGAGACTGAAGGAAACATATGAACAAAAATTAAGGGAATTAGAAGAGAGGAAGAGGCTTGAGATTAGAAAGGCATACGAAGAGGCGCAGCGAATTATAGACGAAACAAAAGAAAAGATGAATAAAATCCTTGAAAACCTTGATACATACATAAAGTCTCAAAAAGAGATACAGGAAATGAAAAAAGTCCTTAAGAATGAAGAAGCGAATCTTGAAGAACAAGAAGAAAAAGAGGAAATTAGAGAATTACATAAGGGCGAAGCTCCCCAGTTGCGAGAAGGTATGCTTGTTTATGTTCCTACATTTAAGGCACAGGGTATTGTTCTCCAGATAAAGAGTGACGAAGGGAAAGCGATTGTCCAGATCGGCGCAATAAGAGCAACACTTAAACTTTCAGATATTGAAGTAACTGGTCTTGAGAAAAGTGAAAAAACAAGAGAGTCAAAAGTGGAGTTAAAAAACCTTTTTGAAGAAGAAATCCCAATGAAAATTGATTTGCATGGTTATACTGTTGAGGAAGCGATTGACATACTTGACAAGTATCTTGACAAGGCATACTTACATGGTCTTCCATATGTCTTTATAGTCCATGGGAAAGGTAC encodes:
- a CDS encoding endonuclease MutS2, with product MREDTLKSLEYDKIINRLESLSFTKGGKELSINLTPYESIDEVKEALKETTDAKKFLDAEGDLPFVEFVDIESLFEKIKVLSLLTPEEMLRVSDVLSAISEIKEIGDSYRDSYPEIFKYTMRLSNFEDIVKAIRKVIGNDGKIVDDASPLLSIIRREIKTTYLRIQSILQEILYSKENEDAIQDKIITKRNDRYVIPIRLNSKPSFNYVVQGESGSRLTLFVEPMAVVELNNKLVELFSKERKEEERIILELEERIRNKFNAVFESLNIIYKLDFIFAKARLSSALKASEPIIVPEPYLELYEARNPFIKDDLVVPIDIEVGENFKMLIITGPNTGGKTVTLKTAGLLTLMAKAGMHIPAISNSKVGFFREVFADIGDEQSIEQNLSTFSSHMTRIIDIIKNATDKDLVLIDELGAGTDPEEGASLGVAILKKLYDIGATSIVTTHHGKIKEFPYKFKEAQNASVGFDVDTLSPTYKLYIGIPGESHALIIAERLGLPEDVLNDAKNELSSDFIEKAEIVSKMHEDNRAIEMMRNETEIAKNEALRLKETYEQKLRELEERKRLEIRKAYEEAQRIIDETKEKMNKILENLDTYIKSQKEIQEMKKVLKNEEANLEEQEEKEEIRELHKGEAPQLREGMLVYVPTFKAQGIVLQIKSDEGKAIVQIGAIRATLKLSDIEVTGLEKSEKTRESKVELKNLFEEEIPMKIDLHGYTVEEAIDILDKYLDKAYLHGLPYVFIVHGKGTGTLREAITQYLRTNKRVARFEIGTPSEGGIGTTIVFFK